Proteins encoded together in one Tripterygium wilfordii isolate XIE 37 chromosome 14, ASM1340144v1, whole genome shotgun sequence window:
- the LOC120015026 gene encoding sugar transporter ERD6-like 16, which yields MAGGQHKDIENGEINGLEDLEKPLVVQKKVVAYEDEDDEADNGDGGSMAMVLLSTFVAVCGSFEFGSCVGYSAPTQSAIREDLKLSLAEYSMFGSVLTIGGMFGAITSGRIADFLGRKGAMRMSAVFCIIGWLAVYFSKGAYSLDVGRVFTGYGIGVFSYVVPIFIAEIAPKNLRGGLTTLNQLLIVTGSSVAFLVGSVISWRSLALAGLVPCIFLLVGLCFIPESPRWLAKVGRDKEFQPALRRLRGKDADIAHEAAIIQVYIKNLETLPKSKLLDLFQSNYIHSVIIGVALMIFQQFGGINGIGFYASQTFESAGLSSAKIGTIAYACVQVPITVVGAILMDKSGRRPLIMVSATGTFFGCFFTEFSFFLKVCLSELL from the exons atggcagGGGGGCAACACAAAGATATTGAAAATGGTGAAATTAATGGTCTTGAAGACTTGGAGAAGCCACTGGTTGTGCAAAAGAAAGTAGTTGCctatgaagatgaagatgatgaggcAGATAACGGTGATGGTGGATCCATGGCTATGGTTCTGCTTAGCACCTTTGTTGCCGTTTGTGGTTCTTTTGAGTTTGGTTCATGT GTGGGCTATTCAGCACCCACTCAATCTGCAATCAGGGAAGATCTTAAGCTCTCTCTAGCTGAG TATTCAATGTTTGGCTCTGTATTAACAATTGGTGGAATGTTTGGAGCTATTACAAGCGGCCGGATCGCAGATTTTCTAGGTCGAAAAGGG GCCATGAGAATGTCTGCAGTTTTCTGCATTATTGGATGGCTAGCTGTTTATTTCTCAAAG GGAGCTTATTCACTTGACGTGGGAAGGGTTTTCACTGGATATGGGATTGGAGTTTTCTCTTATGTG GTACCGATATTCATAGCAGAAATAGCTCCAAAGAATCTCCGAGGAGGGCTAACGACATTAAATCAG CTCTTGATTGTTACTGGGTCTTCTGTTGCATTCTTAGTTGGGTCAGTCATATCTTGGAGATCACTGGCTTTAGCTG GGCTTGTTCCATGCATTTTCCTGCTTGTTGGTCTCTGCTTTATTCCCGAGTCACCAAGATGGCTG GCAAAAGTTGGCCGTGACAAGGAGTTTCAACCTGCGTTACGTAGACTCCGCGGCAAGGATGCTGATATTGCACATGAAGCTGCTATTATTCAA GTCTACATTAAGAATCTTGAAACTCTTCCCAAATCTAAACTCCTGGATTTGTTTCAAAGCAACTACATTCATTCTGTAATC ATTGGTGTGGCATTGATGATATTCCAACAATTCGGAGGAATTAATGGAATCGGATTCTACGCAAGTCAGACTTTTGAATCAGCTG GACTTTCTTCTGCAAAAATTGGAACCATAGCTTATGCTTGTGTTCAGGTTCCTATAACCGTAGTTGGAGCAATTTTAATGGATAAATCAGGAAGAAGACCACTTATTATG GTTTCTGCAACCGGGACGTTTTTCGGCTGTTTCTTCAcagaattttctttctttcttaagGTATGCCTATCAGAACTGTTATGA